The proteins below are encoded in one region of Sminthopsis crassicaudata isolate SCR6 chromosome 1, ASM4859323v1, whole genome shotgun sequence:
- the LOC141552268 gene encoding surfeit locus protein 4-like, with amino-acid sequence MAPRGWDVMEAAEEFSDQFLHLTKRFLPHLARLCLISTFLEDGIHTWWQWNKQESSKMSWSSNSFLALILGMINTFGQLVGCVLILVQKCVPCACFVLFGIIFMQVMAYGLLWNLRFLMRNVSLSGGLLFLLAESQAKGKSMFAGVPTLDYICPHQYIQLGGRVLLLLMFITLLHFEVSMFTIFQDAFNMVLIILVAIGFKTKLAALTLVFWLLFINVLENPFWTIPANRPLHDFMKYDFFHTMSVMGGLLLVVALGPGGVSMDKHKKW; translated from the exons TTCCTTCATCTAACAAAGAGATTCCTGCCCCATTTGGCTCGTCTCTGTCTGATCAGCACCTTCCTGGAGGATGGCATTCACACCTGGTGGCAGTGGAATAAACAGGAATCCAGTAAGATGTCTTGGAGCAGCAACTCTTTCCTGGCATTAATTTTGGGGATGATAAATACATTTGGGCAGTTGG TGGGTTGTGTGTTGATTTTAGTCCAGAAATGTGTTCCTTGTGCCTGTTTTGTGCTGTTTGGAATCATTTTCATGCAG GTCATGGCCTATGGCCTTTTGTGGAACCTCAGATTCCTAATGAG AAATGTTTCTTTGAGTGGTGGTCTGCTGTTCCTCTTAGCTGAGAGCCAAGCAAAAGGGAAGTCCATGTTTGCTGGTGTCCCCACCTTGGATTACATCTGCCCCCATCAGTACATTCAGCTGGGAGGAAGAGTTCTTCTTCTCCTCATGTTCATAACACTCCTACACTTTGAAGTGAGCATGTTCACT ATCTTCCAAGATGCCTTCAACATGGTTCTCATCATCCTGGTGGCCATTGGGTTCAAAACAAAACTTGCTGCTCTCACACTTGTATTCTGGCTGCTCTTTATCAACGTGTTAGAGAACCCATTTTGGACCATCCCTGCCAACAGGCCCCTCCATGATTTTATGAAGTATGACTTTTTTCACACAATGTCAGTAATGGGAGGCCTTCTCTTGGTAGTAGCCCTTGGACCTGGGGGAGTTTCAATGGATAAACACAAGAAGTGGTAA